The genomic region GAGAGGATCACCGGGACGAACAGAGAACCTGTTGTCAACCGGAAGCTTCCCACGTCCGGGCTCCCGTCGCCGCAGTCATAGGCGAACGTCCCCTCTCCCGACTCGCTAAAGCTCAAACGAAGCTCGCAGGAGGTCCCGTCATCGTAGTCCAGCCTCACCGTTCCCATGCGCGGGCCCGTCTTCTCATAGGTAATGGTCCCTGATCGGGAGGCGGCTCCCGACTCGGTCTGCTCGAAGCGGTTGCCCTCTCCGAACCGTAGCTCGAGGGTTCTGGCCGCCCCGCCTTCACCTGCCACGTTCAAGGTCAGCCGTCTGTCCTCCAGGTCGGCCTCGGTAAGTTCCGCCGGATCATCTACCACTTCTTCCGTGGATTCCGCCGAGGCGACCCTGAGGATCAGGTCTCTGCCACCGCCGTTCGAAGTCGTCACATACAGCGCCCCGTCGGGGCCCATCATCGGAGTCCGGAGCCGGCCGTAGGAGCGGTCCAGCTCGGAGACGATGACCTGACCGACGAAAGCGCCCTCCGAGGTGAACTCGAACAGGCGCAGCCGGCTGTCTCTGAGCGTGGCCACCGCCAACCGGCCCTCCCAGACACCCCACTGTTTGCCCTCAAGAAAAATGCCGCCGCTCACGGCCAGCGTCGGCGATCCTGAGGACCACTTGGCCTCAACGGCGCGGGGGAACTTCACCCGGTCGGTCATGGGTACGGATTCGTTGTAGCCGGGCACCGGATCCCAGCCGTAATTGCCGCCGGCAACCAGCAGGTTGATCTCGTCGTCCACTCTTGGTCCGTGCTCCACCGCCCACATCTGGCTGGTGCCTGGCCGTAGCGCCAGTCCCTGCACGTTTCGGTGGCCATAGCTGTAAATCCGTGGAGCCGCCAATGGGTTTGTCTCCGCTCCTGCGCCTGTGGAAGGGTCGACTCGAAGGACTTTGCCTCCCAATGAGGCCAGATCCTGCGGGATGCTCCCCGAGGCGGCGTCCCCAGTCGCAATCCACAGATAGCCCTCCGGTCCAAAGCGCAGCCGACAGCCGCCGTGACGTCCGCTGGTGGCCGGGATGCCGCCGACCAGGGGATCGGCTACCCGGGTGGCCGCGGTATAGGTGCCGTTCATGGCCCAGGCGATCACCTGGACCTCGGGCCCGACGTGGCCCTGGCAGGTGTAGAAGCGCCGGTTGGAGGCAAAGTCCGGATCGACGACGATACCCATCAGCCCGGTCTCATCGACGGCGAACAAGTCTCCCATCTCGGCATTGACCCCGCGAACCGTGCCGTCGGTCCCTAGACTGCTCAGCACGCCCCTTTTCTCAGTGAACAGCATGGTCCCATCGGGCGTGAAGTCCAGATCCCAGGGGATGGTCAGGCCGGAAACCAGGGTGGAAATCAGCAGTTCGGGCGCAATCTCGGCGATCTCGACCGACTGAAGAGTGAAGGTCAGGGTGGCGATCGGCTCGTTCGAGAACTTGCCTCTACCCCGAATGCTGGTGATGACTCCCTGCGGCGTTGTGGCTGGGTTCGCCAGTGAAAATTCGGTACCTTCCTCAGTTCCGGCATCCCACGGGTACAGGTTTACTGTGAGCGACGCCATCCATTCCCCCCGATCATCCAGAAGGGAGAGCCCGGATACCCCCACGAACCAGTCCGGGCTCGGAGCGATCATGGTGAGCAGGGTGACCCGGGAATGATCGGTGGTAAGCGTGACGTCGTTGATGGTGGACGAACCGGTCGGACCAATATTGCCGCTGCCCAGCAGAACGGCGAGCGCATCGGGTTCGGCTGCCCTGACTTCGCTCGCCAGGGTGCTCGTTCCGCCAAGTTCCGCCATGAACTCGACCCCTGCGGTGGCCCTGCCGCCGTCCCTCAAGAAGGTAACGCCGGCATTGTGCACCCCTCCGATCAAA from Acidobacteriota bacterium harbors:
- a CDS encoding PQQ-dependent sugar dehydrogenase — its product is MWLDPPESDPTVDVYSEATYSLTFRGLWTTAVTSGGLPGGAHFTNLIGGVHNAGVTFLRDGGRATAGVEFMAELGGTSTLASEVRAAEPDALAVLLGSGNIGPTGSSTINDVTLTTDHSRVTLLTMIAPSPDWFVGVSGLSLLDDRGEWMASLTVNLYPWDAGTEEGTEFSLANPATTPQGVITSIRGRGKFSNEPIATLTFTLQSVEIAEIAPELLISTLVSGLTIPWDLDFTPDGTMLFTEKRGVLSSLGTDGTVRGVNAEMGDLFAVDETGLMGIVVDPDFASNRRFYTCQGHVGPEVQVIAWAMNGTYTAATRVADPLVGGIPATSGRHGGCRLRFGPEGYLWIATGDAASGSIPQDLASLGGKVLRVDPSTGAGAETNPLAAPRIYSYGHRNVQGLALRPGTSQMWAVEHGPRVDDEINLLVAGGNYGWDPVPGYNESVPMTDRVKFPRAVEAKWSSGSPTLAVSGGIFLEGKQWGVWEGRLAVATLRDSRLRLFEFTSEGAFVGQVIVSELDRSYGRLRTPMMGPDGALYVTTSNGGGRDLILRVASAESTEEVVDDPAELTEADLEDRRLTLNVAGEGGAARTLELRFGEGNRFEQTESGAASRSGTITYEKTGPRMGTVRLDYDDGTSCELRLSFSESGEGTFAYDCGDGSPDVGSFRLTTGSLFVPVILSSAGLRQSFFTSELTLTNRGEKEVELDYTYSSRDEPERRSGRASDVLPAGRQKIETNALTYLAGLGIPIPEAGNQLGTLRVEAPPGSEVEAVVRTTTIVPDGRAGLAYPGVAEEEGFSEPVYLCGLRQNSQDRSNVAFQNMGAPGEGAITLKTSVYSGEASDTSPRELDDITLGPGGFYQYSGLLGGVENGYVKVERVEGEASFYAYGVINDQANSDGSFIFPVTASSLEGKRRQTLPVIVETRDFTSELTVTNFSEEPSTLNFEFVSEQIQGDDKTVGFQMELKAGEQQIVAELVEALRREEMAGLGERRGFYLGALFVTAEEGDLSGVVIGARTSSQGGGGQYGVFYNAVPEGEGFAKEAWVEGLQQNAENRSNLALVNTGEVDGSPSVFHLEIYNGETGVLEETVVTKPIPARGWHQIDRILLRANPETRQGYVRIEKMSGQNPFLAYGVINDGGAPGQRSGDGAYLPARE